A region from the Branchiostoma lanceolatum isolate klBraLanc5 chromosome 2, klBraLanc5.hap2, whole genome shotgun sequence genome encodes:
- the LOC136427262 gene encoding zinc finger protein 234-like: MSSNVTDDEASFLEISGGQAMSQMEEAAADEKQTCPETDHGHGGTRKLHRKTHSGEQQHQCKESKMSAMKRHLRMSHAAGKSKQTKRDRPVATHSGERPFQCAACDYSTAQKVNLKHHIMAKHSNYRPYKCTQCDYSAVTKKYLKVHMRSHTAEKPYRCEMCDFSTTWKSSLRQHIATHTSEKRHKCEVCDYSTSRMSHLTHHMATHTGEKPYKCEVCSYSATRMSNLKQHMTTHTGEKLYKCEVCSYSAAQLSHLKRHMGTHTGEKPHKCEVCDYSTSQMSHLMRHMATHTGDKSYKCEFCSYSTTVMSHLKRHMTTHTGEKPYKCKVCRYAATQKSHLKRHMTTHTGQKPYKCEVCGYFAAQMSHLKEHIATHTGEKPYKCEVCGYSAAQMSVLKQHIATHTGEKPHKCEMCSYAATQRSHLKRHMTTHTGQKPYKCEVCGYSAARMSYLKQHIATHTGEKPYKCEVCGYSAARMSHLKEHIATHTGEKPYKCELCSYSAAQRSHLKKHMAKHTGQKPHM; encoded by the exons ATGTCGTCCAACGTGACAGACGACGAGGCGTCATTCCTAGAGATTTCTGGCGGGCAAGCTATGTCTCAG ATGGAAGAAGCTGCAGCAGACGAGAAACAAACCTGTCCAGAAACAGACCATGGGCATGGGGGAACAAGGAAACTGCACCGCAAGACTCACAGTGGTGAGCAACAACATCAATGCAAGGAATCCAAGATGTCCGCCATGAAACGGCACCTTAGAATGTCACACGCAGCGggtaaaagtaaacaaacaaagagagaTCGACCTGTGGCAACTCACAGTGGTGAGAGACCTTTTCAGTGTGCCGCCTGTGACTATTCCACTGCACAAAAAGTCAACCTGAAACATCACATCATGGCAAAACACAGTAACTATCGGCCGTACAAATGCACACAGTGCGACTACTCTGCAGTCACCAAAAAATACTTAAAGGTTCATATGAGGTCACACACTGCTGAGAAGCCATACAGATGTGAGATGTGTGATTTTTCTACAACCTGGAAGAGCAGTTTGAGGCAgcacatcgctacccacactAGTGAGAAACGTCACAAGTGTGAGGTTTGTGATTACTCTACATCACGAATGTCTCACTTGACGCATCACATGGctactcacactggtgagaaaccttataaATGTGAGGTTTGTAGTTATTCTGCAACTCGAATGTCCAATTTGAAGCAGCACATGactacccacactggtgagaaacttTATAAATGTGAGGTTTGTAGTTATTCTGCAGCACAATTATCTCATTTGAAGAGGCACATGggtacccacactggtgagaaacctcaCAAGTGTGAGGTTTGTGATTACTCTACATCACAAATGTCTCACTTGATGCgtcacatggctacccacactggtgatAAATCTTACAAGTGTGAGTTTTGCAGTTATTCTACAACAGTGATGTCTCACTTGAAGCGGCACATGAcaacccacactggtgagaaaccttataaATGTAAAGTGTGCCGTTATGCTGCAACACAGAAGTCTCATTTGAAGAGGCACATGACTACCCACACTGGTCAGaagccttacaaatgtgagGTTTGTGGTTATTTTGCAGCACAGATGTCTCACTTGAAGGAgcacatcgctacccacactggtgagaaaccttataaGTGTGAGGTTTGTGgttattctgcagcacaaatGTCTGTCTTGAAGCAGCACATCGcaacccacactggtgagaaacctcaTAAATGTGAAATGTGCAGTTATGCTGCAACTCAGAGGTCTCACTTGAAGAGGCACATGACTACCCACACTGGTCAGaagccttacaaatgtgagGTTTGTGGTTATTCTGCAGCACGGATGTCTTACTTGAAGCAgcacatcgctacccacactggtgagaagccttacaaatgtgagGTTTGTGGTTATTCTGCAGCACGGATGTCTCACTTGAAGGAgcacatcgctacccacactggcgagaaaccttacaaatgtgagcTTTGCAGTTACTCAGCGGCACAACGGTCTCATTTGAAGAAGCACATGGCCAAACACACTGGTCAAAAACCTCACATGTGA